The genomic segment ATTACATTACCATTAACTTGAAACTTTTTCCGTTTTTTTGCGTCATAACAAATAAGTGGATACCTAATTGAAAAAATTCACGGTTACAACACGTCTTTATCAGGAGGGAAAATGATGAAAAAATTTTTGATATTCTGTGCTAATGGGGTCATAGCTATATGGTTCTTTTTACTTTGGTGCAAAATGATGCTTCTTTCCAGTGATATGCCTATAAACATTACTTATGATGAGATGAAAAGTGTAGTTCTTACCATTCTCGTCTCTACAGCCATTACTATCTTTTACGTTAAAATAATTCCTGGAAACAAGTTATATTATTTGCTTTTCTTTCCTACACTTCTTTGGGGCTTTTCTATGACTCAATCATTAATCTACAACTATCACGAATACGATACCATTATTGCTATCACCGGATTTATTTGTATTGCATCAATTTTTTTGGTTTTATTTTTTGATGCTAAACGTACAGCAATATCATCTAAAATACTTTCCTAACACAAAGAACGTTCACTTCCCAATAGAAGTGAACGTTCTTTGTGTTTGTTTACAATCCCGGAAATGGGACCGTCACCATAGAATCCAAGGTATCAAAAAGTTTAGCTAAAAAATCCCAAAGTCTACGGTTGGTATCTTCGCTTCCTTCATTATTCTCTCCACAATCAATTACTTTTGTTCGACTAACAATTTTATCGAGTTCTCTAGTGACCCACTTAGGAGGATCGAACTCTGCCTTAACAAGTTTGGCCATTTCACCTGGATATACGTGACCTAAAATTTCAATGCCGAGAGATTTCGTAGAAATATCAAGATTTACACCATACACATCATAGTAAATATCTTTAATTTCTCTTGCGATCTCTTTCCCTGTCATAACCTCATTTTCTAGTACAGTTCGAAGATAAGAGTCATTGTCAATATGAACGCTTCCTGGCTTCATCGTGAAGGTGATGTTTGTTCCTGGTACATAGTGAGTTTTTCGTGCCATTATACATTCTCCTCTTAGTTTAATGGATAAGCAACAGTGTTTGACCGGTCATTGTCGCTTTCACCTATCTAGGAAAAAAACAGCGGTAAAACGGAACAGTTTTCCTCAAAAAAATATTTAATGCTCTTCACCCTCTAATTTTCTCAATAAACCGCGTCGTAATCTCTTGAATCCCCTCTTCCTTTGGAAGTTTAAGAAAGCTTGCCAAGTTGTTAATTTCAGGTTCCATTTCTTCCAAGACCATCAGTAGCGCCTCGTTGTCCCCATTTTTTGCCTGATCAACCATTAAAGTGAATGCGTGATTAGATAATTGTGCAGCTTCTTTAGGCTTCGACTTTTGCATTGATTCACGCCTCTTTCTCCCATGTTTAGTTTTCCTCCGACTTCTCTTGCTGTGAACCCTTCCAATACAACCTTTCGAATTACGTATCTTTCCTTTTCACTAGATAGTTGCTGTAACAGTTCCTCAACAAAAAGACTATTGTCGTTATCTTTCGTTCTTTGTTGTTGACCAAAGTCGTCCAAGATAGGGCACTCATTTCGGAGCCGCTTTCTCTCTCGATAGTTCAGGTTCCAAGCAATGCGTCGTAGTATTTTTCTACATTCCTCTTTCGTCAAACGCTCACCTACTTTCTAATTAGTTGAGAATCACAACTACAACATCACTCCCAAACCAGATCATACGTTCGTTTCTTTATTAAAAAAATAGACGCACCAGTTCTCACTGGCACGTCCCTAACCACTCTATCCATTTTACTAAACTATCCAGTTTGTTTGCTTAATAATCCTGCAATGTAAACTTCTGTAATTAAGTGTAATGTTTACTTGGCTTACCTTATCTTACATTTCTTACAATTGTCCACTTGACAGGGGTAAGGCAATGCTCCGAAGAAGGACATACTAGTTGCTCAAGTATGTCTATTTTTTGCTATTAATCAAGATCCACACTATCACACAAGCAATAACAATCCCAAGCAAAGCGGTAAATACATATCCTACAAACACAGTAGCATATACAAAACACAGTATTGCTACTGCACCGCATGTAATCCGAGCAGCTACTTCTGAGCTATCGTAGTAGAAATCCCCGGTTATTGCCTCTTTTGCCCACAAAAAACCTGCTAACGCAAGAAGTGCACCTGAAAACAAATTTAGTCCCCATGTAAGTAGTAATTCATCATTGTTTTTGTTTTCAATTATCGTGTTAACGAAAGATGTCAATGTAGGAACTTTGACGACTTGATAGTAAAACTGAGTAAATGCACCTACAAAAATTGAAACCAGTACAAATGCTGTCATTCCAACACGATGCTGGAATGTTTCTAGAAAACTCATGTTATCACCATCCAAGATTATTTATTGGAAACCCGAGCCGCACGGGTCTCCACATTTATTATGCGGACTCTTCTTCTTTTTCTAGTTCTTCAATTGGAATAAACCATGCTTTTTTCCCATAAGCTCTAGCCCATAAAATTTGTTGGGACTTTGGGTGCTTGCGCCATGCTCGGAAAATTCCGTATGATTGGTGATACTCAGACCATTTTAAAGCTTTTCCATTATGTGTCATTCTAAATCTCTCCTCTAGGTTTGTCCTTGAAGAGAGCACCAGCGTATGCTACAATTACGTTGCGATTATTTTTGTACGTTAATTGTAGTGCGGCTTCACTGGTGACAGTGAGGTATTTCTACACTGCCGTCGGCTCTCTACAAGAGCGATGGCATATTTTTTTGCACATCCACATATAAAATCCCCCTTTTTGCTTTCAATTTTAAAATTGAAGTCTTTCGTTTTCTAAAGGGGGAGGCTCCCCCCTTTAGAATAAACTTTTGTAAACAAACTGCCTCCCGCCCTCAGGCATCAGTTCTTCTACACGCTCTATTAAACGCATGCTATAAAGATCAGATAGTTGAGTGCTTGCAAGGTTTAACTTTTTGTCTAGTTGCTCTGCTACTTCACGGGCAGTTACGCTCTTGTGTTTATATACGATGTCAAGAACTTCTACGAGCTTGGTACCTAAACTACCGAGTAACTGGTATCCATTTTCTTCTCGCACTAAAATAGAAACATCCGTTTCTGATAATCCTTTACCGATGTTATAAGCATGATCGTACTCTTCTTCACTGCTTAGATTTTGTAAGTACAAGAATTTTTCCTGATCTTTATTTTCTCGTAACCAAAGCATCGTTTTTACAAGTATTTCATCGACACCTGAACTATTAAGGAGCTCGATTGGGGTCATTTCAAGTTTGAAAATAGTTCCTTTTGGTGCTTCAATTATTTCCTTCATAAGCTTGTCTCTCATTGGTCTTAAGGTTGGCCTATGAAGCCAGTCTGATACCACCGTACTTCCCAATAGCGCCAGCAGGTCCATGACTTTCGCCTCCCTTTGATTTCAAAATGATTTTTGAAACCTATTGGTAGAATATTATAGCAAGAAATGCTTGTCAAGTTTTTTCTACAAATAGATTACTAAATAGTAAAAAGTTCCTCTGAAATAAGAACCTTCACTTAGTAGTTGTAGTTGAGTCTGATGAAGACGATAGGCACTATCATGGGTACGTAAATATATTTCAGCCTCCTCTGACCAGTCAAACGCCCTAGCTTTGACGTCAAGTAACCCCTTACCTCTTTCTTGGTCTTTGTGTCTGGAATCCCGAGTAAGTATTGCTCTCTTGATAACATGATGTTTACCCCCGATAACAACTTTTGAAATGCTATTAAAAATACCGATACCTTCATCACCTATAGCAATTTCTACAGTTCTCTTTGATGGATAGTATTGAATACATGACAAACAATAAGATTTACCATGTTCTATCGCATTGTTTGCTAATTCAGATGCTATGCTTGTCAAGTCGGAAACTCTTCCATGTACGAGCGAGTTACCTATTATTCTTTTTATCGACCTACACAATTCCCCTACTTCCGAATATTTGGTAGCTTTGTGAATTTCTAACAGTTTATTTTTCGTATTATGTCGTTGCCTATTGTAAATAGTCTCCATATCTAATTGCAGCTCAAAATCAATTTTCACATCATCAGGACAATGTTTAAAAAAGTCCATTCTTTCCATATATCCTATGACGCCATCACGTTCAGGGATGGTGACATTTAGAAAAAAGTATCGGTCTAACGATTTGAGACTAGTAAGGAGTGCGATACACCCAGCAGGTGAAATACGGCCTAACTTACTTAAATCTATGTTCACAGTATCCCCAGGGTCATTATTATCAGATAAACTACTGCATTTATTAAGCCAATCGTGAATATCCTCAATAGATGTTAGATTTCGACCACACCTTATTTGATTCATTACATCACCTTGTTCTATGACTTTATTCACGATTTTACCATTTTATTTCAAAAACAAAAGTACCCGGGTAGATTTGGGCAGAGGCCACTATAGTTTAAAAGAGCATTTCTATTGCATATAGAATCTACATTTGCGCCTCCTCATCAATACCAAGAGACGCGCCAGCGATAGCTAGCGTGCCCGTTAAGATAAGCAACAAATGCTTTTAAAAAAAATCTTTCACGATTATGCGCCCCCTGTCAGCTTTACTATTTTATTCTGACCATTCCATTCCACTTGTAAGCCAAGTGCAGTAGCTAGCTCACGAGCTGGAGCGTATGCCGATCCCGAAATGAGCTTTTCGTTTAGGTCTTTGCCGTTAACACGCACATCTTGGGTAGCCGCGATCCAATCCACTTTTCCACCAGCAGCATTGGCTACCGCTCTGACAGGTAGCATGGATACACCATCCTGTAGGAAACCAGTCACTGATAACAACGATCCATTCAGGCTGATTGCAACCTGGACTTGCTTGATCTTATCCACTTTACCCACAGCTTTTTGCAAGAATTGTGAGTAATTTGTTCGGAATGTGCCCATCGGGAATGCAGGACAGTTTTTCCACGCGTAGCCGGGGTACTCCTGGTGACCAAACACCTGTTTCATGGTAGGAATCTGTACCTGCAAGTGCTGGATCAGGCGATTCGCTGCATCAAGTTGTGCTGCGGTTGGTTGCTGTGTCCGGAAATCACCTACGAGACAAATGCCAAGTGCATGACGGTTGCTATTGCCTACGTGGTAGGAAATTGTTTCTGGATCGTTACACCAGTAAATCACCCCATCTTTTTGAATCACAAAATGATAGGCAATTCCCGGCCATCCGTTAGTTCCAACATGATAGCGTGCGAACGCCTCTGGCGACCCACTTTTTGTAGCTGAATGATGCATAGCTGCTGATCGGATATCAGTCAGCTTACGCCGTCCATACTTTAGTGTTTTGTGGCGTGGTAAAGAGGCGCGAACGTCGACGACGCGCGCGCCTTTAATAGTCATATTCATTTTTATTTCTGCTCCTTTCTTGCAGCTCGCTCTGCTTTCGCTTTGATTTCCGATCCTACCAATTTTTCAACCGACCTTGGCATTGGCCAGCCAGCTCGATGTGCATTTGCTGTCAGGCTTGTCCACGTGTGGTAAATGAGACCGAACGTTACTCCATAAAACAAAAAACCTGGCGTGCCCATGACGCGATCTAAGAGATTTGCTAAGGCTGGTAGAGCAAAGAGGAACATTGTGCGTGGGATTCTGGACAACCCATAATCAGATGAGTAGGATTGATCTTTTTTTGCTGCGGAAATGCCTGTGATCCAATCCAAGACAATCATGAAAAAGAGCACAATCAGGATGTCTTGGCGGTTCGTTCCATATAGATAATGAAAAACGGGCGATACGATTGCACCCGCTGTTGTCGCCCAAGCGTTTGCTGGGGTTGCTACGTTTTCTAGGCTTTGAAGAAATTTCATCAGCTCATCTTCTCCTCACCCCCACGGGGCAAAAATTAAAGGAGCCGCGTTAGCAGCTCCCCTATGAAATCCTTATTTTGTTGAACCTTCTTGTTCAAGTTTCTCGATTCGTTTCTCTAGTTCGCTCATTTTTTTCTTGAACCATGTTCGTATGAGAAGATAAGTGACTACACTCACTGGCAGCCATACGAAAATGATTAACCAAAGAAAACTTCCCCAGTCCCATGTGAATCCAATATCACCATTCATGTAATGTCCTCCCCTGATTCATTCTTAAAAGATAAGACGCTCTGGGTTCCGGGAAAGTCTCAAAGGAGAAGGAGCAGCTCCCCATAAAAAAACACCTTCGCTCTTTTGAGAGAAGGCGTTAAGTTGTTTGTGTTGTAGCTAAGTGTTCAGCAACAGGTAAGCGGTAGGGTTCCGGAATTACTTTTTCTGCTTCCATCCCATTCGGTTCTAGTGACCAGCCGCATTTTACTAAGTAGGCATAAACCGGAATCATATATTTTACCACCATCATTTATCACCCCCTTTTAATGTTTGAACTTCTTTTTGCAATACCTCGACAGTCTCATGTAATGCAGCTATCGCTTCATAAGCCGATTGTAGCTCTGGATTTACCTTTGTTTGCTCACTTGCACGGAGTTGAGCCAAATCGGTTTGTTTTAAGTGTCTGCCCATGGCTTCGCACCTTCCTATTCGTAACTGATCCCGAAACCGTCAATTTCTATCGGACCTAGCCGTTCTTTTGCATCTACCGTAATTTTTAGCGCCAAGCCCCAGTCAGGTGCGGTTTTAATCAGGTTCTTGTATCTGAAATAGTCTCCAGATAAAAAGACGTCCGTTACATCCTCCCAGGTCGGTTTTGCGTCATTTGCATTATTTGAAGATTGGACAGTTAAGACGGCTGGAGCCTTTGTGTCCAAGATTTCGAAGAAGTCCAGGGCGCAGCTCATCCCTAGTGCTGCGGGGTCTACTTTTTCGTTTCGGTTGACGATTTTAATTTTGTGCGGCCCATAGGGTAATTTCGTGTTTTCATAAACGATTTGCTGCTTGGTATCGCCTACGTACCCCGCAGGTACATACTGACTTACGGTTTTAACCAGTACATCGTCTATA from the Brevibacillus brevis genome contains:
- a CDS encoding helix-turn-helix domain-containing protein, whose product is MQKSKPKEAAQLSNHAFTLMVDQAKNGDNEALLMVLEEMEPEINNLASFLKLPKEEGIQEITTRFIEKIRG
- a CDS encoding N-acetylmuramoyl-L-alanine amidase produces the protein MNMTIKGARVVDVRASLPRHKTLKYGRRKLTDIRSAAMHHSATKSGSPEAFARYHVGTNGWPGIAYHFVIQKDGVIYWCNDPETISYHVGNSNRHALGICLVGDFRTQQPTAAQLDAANRLIQHLQVQIPTMKQVFGHQEYPGYAWKNCPAFPMGTFRTNYSQFLQKAVGKVDKIKQVQVAISLNGSLLSVTGFLQDGVSMLPVRAVANAAGGKVDWIAATQDVRVNGKDLNEKLISGSAYAPARELATALGLQVEWNGQNKIVKLTGGA
- a CDS encoding phage holin family protein — encoded protein: MKFLQSLENVATPANAWATTAGAIVSPVFHYLYGTNRQDILIVLFFMIVLDWITGISAAKKDQSYSSDYGLSRIPRTMFLFALPALANLLDRVMGTPGFLFYGVTFGLIYHTWTSLTANAHRAGWPMPRSVEKLVGSEIKAKAERAARKEQK
- a CDS encoding CD1375 family protein — translated: MMVVKYMIPVYAYLVKCGWSLEPNGMEAEKVIPEPYRLPVAEHLATTQTT